In Nanoarchaeota archaeon, the DNA window AATGGTACAATTAAGTAGCATTGAAATAATGGTGCTTACTTTTGAATTAATGAAGAAAGGATATGGCTTCAGAGAAACTGGAAATAAAACCTACGAAATATTTGATGGCAAAGGGGCTCTTGGGCACGTAAATATGGCAAGCAATGAATTATTATTTGATGGGTTCAATAGCTTTGGTGACAAAAATTTTGCAGATATTGTCAAAAAATATCTTCCAAAAGAATATATTTTAAAGATTATTCCAGAACATCTTATTTAAGACGTAATTCGATGTGATACTATGACATCCCCAAGAAACAATACAAAATCGGCAATATGGAAGAAAATTCGCGTTCCTTCAGGCGTTTCACGATTGCACATAAAGCGCAAAAAGGTAAATGCGGCGCACTGCGCAGTATGCAAAACAGAGCTTTCCGGAGTTCCAAGCAAAAGATC includes these proteins:
- the rpl34e gene encoding 50S ribosomal protein L34e (the function of this protein in the ribosome is unknown); this translates as MTSPRNNTKSAIWKKIRVPSGVSRLHIKRKKVNAAHCAVCKTELSGVPSKRSYEMRKLSKTEKRPERMYGGVLCGNCVKEKLKASIRAK